A window of the Roseburia sp. 831b genome harbors these coding sequences:
- a CDS encoding IS91 family transposase, whose protein sequence is MNILQSIFTDYYEHIIYQLHPRPAVIENVNKMIHCGDSSHGGAMYGCPHCGNLKFVPFRCKSRFCPSCGNKYNQLRSFQMSCKLVSCVHRHCVFTIPEELRIYFLKDRSLLNCLFHSVRDVVLRMFSKMNKTENFTPGFICVLHTFGRDLKWNPHIHALISEGGAGNITPWRPVKHFDYNFLRNAFRKVLLEQLSFRIGPTFRKVKNEMYTKHSNGFYVRAKPNLCTPDITIKYISRYLGRPVIATSRIDYYDGENVTFHYTRHEDNKTVTETIPALNFIQKLIVHIPEKHFKMLRYYGIYAKHHKQEKNLRKCISAEKQHFLRSIQDWRHSILLSFGYDPLCCSECGTSMLVLEVYHKKTALFEQYRKVMGYG, encoded by the coding sequence ATGAATATATTACAATCCATCTTTACCGATTATTATGAACACATCATTTACCAACTCCATCCTCGTCCTGCTGTCATTGAAAATGTCAACAAGATGATTCATTGTGGTGACTCTTCTCACGGTGGTGCCATGTATGGCTGTCCTCACTGCGGAAATCTTAAATTTGTTCCCTTTCGCTGTAAAAGCCGTTTTTGCCCTTCCTGTGGAAACAAATACAACCAGCTTCGTTCTTTTCAGATGTCCTGCAAGCTCGTTTCCTGTGTTCACCGCCATTGTGTTTTCACCATCCCAGAGGAACTCCGCATTTATTTTCTCAAAGACAGGTCTCTCTTAAATTGCTTATTTCATTCTGTCCGTGACGTTGTCCTTCGTATGTTTTCCAAAATGAATAAAACTGAAAACTTTACTCCCGGATTTATCTGTGTTCTTCACACCTTTGGGCGTGACTTAAAATGGAATCCCCATATCCATGCCCTCATCTCTGAAGGCGGTGCTGGCAACATCACTCCCTGGCGTCCTGTCAAACACTTTGATTACAACTTTCTTCGTAATGCCTTCCGCAAAGTGCTGCTTGAACAGCTCTCCTTCCGTATTGGTCCCACCTTTCGTAAAGTTAAAAATGAAATGTACACAAAACACTCCAATGGTTTTTATGTTCGTGCAAAGCCAAATCTCTGCACTCCTGATATTACCATTAAATACATCAGCCGATACCTCGGCAGGCCTGTTATCGCCACATCACGTATTGATTATTATGACGGCGAAAATGTAACCTTTCATTACACCAGACACGAAGACAACAAAACAGTTACTGAAACCATCCCTGCTTTGAACTTCATCCAAAAACTAATTGTACACATCCCCGAAAAACATTTCAAAATGCTTCGCTACTATGGGATATATGCCAAACATCATAAACAGGAAAAGAATCTCCGTAAATGTATTTCTGCTGAAAAACAACATTTCCTGCGTTCTATCCAGGACTGGCGGCACTCCATTCTTCTCTCTTTCGGATACGACCCTCTCTGCTGTTCCGAATGTGGCACTTCTATGTTGGTTTTAGAAGTTTACCACAAAAAAACTGCACTATTTGAACAATATCGAAAGGTTATGGGATATGGATAA
- a CDS encoding BlaI/MecI/CopY family transcriptional regulator, protein MEEYSLSECEQVVMKCIWDSAEDLGVSQITSIVNETYKKGWKQQTVSTFLVRLVKKEFLEMHRKGRYFYYHPKVTKEQFRDQILKDYFGFWNNGDAATFVKGLFESDVLTKQQKREVKEQVSVQNV, encoded by the coding sequence ATGGAAGAATATTCATTATCAGAATGTGAACAGGTTGTTATGAAATGTATCTGGGATAGTGCAGAAGATTTAGGGGTTTCGCAGATTACAAGTATTGTAAATGAAACATACAAAAAAGGTTGGAAACAGCAGACCGTGTCTACTTTTTTGGTACGTCTTGTCAAGAAAGAATTTCTTGAAATGCATCGGAAAGGAAGATATTTTTACTATCATCCGAAGGTGACAAAAGAGCAGTTCCGCGATCAGATTTTAAAAGACTACTTTGGATTCTGGAACAATGGGGATGCAGCTACTTTTGTAAAAGGATTGTTTGAGAGTGATGTGCTCACCAAACAGCAGAAAAGAGAAGTAAAAGAGCAGGTTTCTGTTCAAAACGTATAA